In one Thermosipho ferrireducens genomic region, the following are encoded:
- a CDS encoding FtsW/RodA/SpoVE family cell cycle protein, with product MKVKENNFFDFFIFLPTILIMALGLLNLWSIARASEHFSIFIKQLIWNVLAILGMFVVYFLKENFIKKIIIPLYILSIFSLTAVLLWGSYIGGAKRWFKFYLISFQPSELSKLALILILAYLLTNAKTKEFFISLVLTLIPIALIIKEPDLGMSILHLFVWFIMVLFSKIKIIYPLSIVGIGAGSAPIIYSFFLEDYQKARILSFINPEHYAQGAAYNVIMAQNAVGSGGIFGRGFLVSPSVNGMFVPKIETDFVFSAFAEQFGFLGTILIIIAFGIIIFRVLLYQTYYKNAFWKFVSVGISATFMFHIFENIGMNIGITPVTGIPLPFFSYGGSSTFIFGVMIGFLLKAQALSDKLKRRRT from the coding sequence ATGAAAGTCAAAGAAAATAATTTTTTTGATTTTTTTATATTTCTCCCCACTATATTAATAATGGCCCTGGGACTTTTAAATTTGTGGAGCATCGCAAGAGCTTCTGAACATTTTTCAATTTTTATAAAACAACTAATCTGGAACGTGCTCGCGATTCTTGGAATGTTTGTTGTTTATTTTTTAAAAGAAAATTTTATAAAAAAGATAATAATCCCTCTTTATATATTATCTATTTTTTCTTTAACAGCTGTTTTGTTGTGGGGAAGTTATATTGGAGGAGCAAAAAGATGGTTTAAATTTTATCTTATTTCTTTTCAACCGTCTGAATTGTCAAAATTGGCATTAATTTTAATACTGGCTTATCTATTAACAAATGCTAAAACAAAAGAATTCTTTATTTCTTTAGTACTCACTTTAATACCAATAGCATTAATTATTAAGGAGCCAGATCTTGGAATGTCAATCTTACATTTATTTGTCTGGTTCATAATGGTTCTATTTTCCAAAATCAAAATCATTTATCCCCTTTCTATAGTAGGAATTGGTGCGGGTTCAGCTCCTATTATATATTCTTTTTTCCTTGAAGATTATCAAAAAGCACGAATTCTATCGTTCATAAATCCAGAACATTATGCACAGGGAGCGGCATACAATGTGATAATGGCACAAAATGCTGTGGGCTCTGGCGGTATTTTTGGCCGTGGATTTCTTGTTTCACCATCTGTCAACGGCATGTTTGTGCCAAAAATAGAAACAGACTTTGTTTTCTCTGCTTTTGCTGAACAATTTGGCTTTCTTGGAACTATTTTGATAATAATAGCTTTTGGAATAATAATATTTCGGGTGTTGTTATATCAGACATATTATAAAAATGCTTTCTGGAAATTTGTATCTGTAGGAATATCTGCTACATTTATGTTTCACATATTTGAAAATATAGGAATGAACATTGGAATCACCCCTGTAACTGGAATTCCGTTGCCTTTTTTTAGTTACGGGGGATCATCTACTTTTATATTTGGAGTTATGATAGGATTTTTGCTAAAAGCCCAGGCCCTCTCCGACAAATTAAAAAGGAGGCGAACGTAA
- a CDS encoding glycine--tRNA ligase subunit alpha: MYLQDLIKKLDEFWSSKGCFIDLPYDMEMGAGTFHVSTFFGTLRKRPWKVAFVQPSRRPTDGRYGENPNRMQRFLQYQVIIKPHPEDSQKLYLESLEVLGINPGEHDIRFVEDNWESPTLGAWGIGWEVWLDGMEITQFTYFQQVGGISLKEIPLEITYGLERIAMYLQGVDNVFEVMWNQDVKYGELFLENERQFSIYNFEKADTKKLFQLYDIYREEFEELINHELIFPAYEHLVKCSHIFNLLDARNAISVTQRQSYIKDIRSMATRCAKKFVKKEAGEQNG; the protein is encoded by the coding sequence ATGTACCTACAAGATCTCATAAAAAAGTTAGACGAATTCTGGTCTTCAAAAGGGTGTTTTATTGACCTTCCATATGACATGGAAATGGGCGCTGGAACGTTTCACGTATCAACATTTTTTGGAACGTTGAGAAAAAGACCGTGGAAAGTGGCTTTTGTCCAACCAAGTAGACGTCCAACAGATGGAAGATACGGGGAAAATCCCAATAGAATGCAGCGTTTTCTCCAGTACCAGGTAATAATAAAGCCTCATCCAGAAGACTCTCAAAAACTTTACTTAGAATCATTGGAAGTACTTGGAATAAATCCCGGAGAACACGATATAAGATTTGTTGAAGATAACTGGGAATCCCCTACTCTGGGCGCCTGGGGAATTGGCTGGGAAGTCTGGCTGGATGGAATGGAAATTACTCAGTTCACCTACTTTCAGCAAGTTGGTGGAATATCTTTAAAAGAAATACCTTTAGAAATAACTTATGGACTCGAAAGAATAGCAATGTATCTACAGGGAGTTGATAACGTTTTTGAAGTAATGTGGAACCAGGATGTAAAATACGGCGAATTGTTCCTGGAAAATGAAAGACAGTTCTCAATTTACAATTTTGAAAAAGCTGATACAAAGAAACTTTTTCAACTATATGACATCTATAGAGAAGAATTTGAAGAATTAATAAACCATGAACTCATTTTCCCGGCATACGAACACCTTGTTAAATGCTCTCATATTTTTAATCTTTTAGATGCGCGAAATGCCATAAGCGTAACTCAAAGGCAGAGTTATATAAAAGACATACGTTCAATGGCTACAAGATGTGCTAAAAAATTTGTTAAAAAAGAGGCAGGTGAACAAAATGGCTGA
- the glyS gene encoding glycine--tRNA ligase subunit beta, whose product MAEYLFEIGVEELPSTEFENIVSQLKEKIQKLLEEEALSYDKFETFAAPRRFGFFIIGLQEKQEDKIIEKRGPSLKVAYDENNVPTKALEGFLKSNGVSLDDIEIKNNYVYIRKKVPGKTAMEIISNRLPEIIMKMNFRKPMKWGNGKYSFVRIPHWILSLYNGTPLNIEIFDIKSSDISYGHRFVKEAPVKINSVNDYINKMKELKVIPFIKERKDFVLSQIDSFENEHNLKIEKDEELIEEIVYLTEYPTIISGNFSKQYLDLPEELITVTIKHHQRSFTVYRREKITNSFVSFSDSPSGNLNIVKNGYEKVINARLEDAKYYYEKDMKLPLETFAQKLTQIVFQKDLGTLMDKVNRIKTISSHICEEIKLDFSTKKRVIRTAELCKADIASNVVYEFPELQGVMGRIYALKDKEDPSVAIGIEEHYTDYPETITGAIVAIADRLDTVVGSFIVGNIPSGSKDPFGLRKKVDTVFRIITKFNWDINLENIIGEIANLLGKEIPESLIEFLITRYELYHASTRYDIARAVRKFWKKPLHGKLIAEALNEISSREDFQHLLVGFERVHNISQKYDSYDFDGDKFLEKAEKELFNKYIEVKPKVLGAIEELNYREALQRLIELRPFIDNYFDNVFVMTKQDDLRMNRLGFLKNLDKLFMSVGDLTKIEKKLQ is encoded by the coding sequence ATGGCTGAATACCTCTTTGAAATAGGTGTTGAAGAATTACCTTCAACAGAATTCGAAAATATAGTATCCCAGCTTAAAGAAAAGATTCAAAAACTTCTTGAAGAGGAAGCCTTATCATATGATAAATTCGAAACTTTCGCCGCCCCAAGAAGATTTGGATTTTTCATAATCGGACTTCAGGAAAAGCAAGAGGATAAAATTATCGAAAAACGTGGACCCTCGTTAAAAGTAGCCTACGATGAAAATAACGTTCCCACAAAAGCTCTTGAAGGATTTTTAAAATCCAACGGTGTTAGTTTAGATGATATTGAAATAAAAAACAATTATGTATACATAAGAAAAAAAGTTCCTGGAAAAACAGCTATGGAAATAATTAGCAATAGACTTCCCGAAATAATTATGAAAATGAATTTCAGAAAACCCATGAAATGGGGAAATGGTAAATATTCTTTTGTAAGAATTCCTCACTGGATACTATCTCTTTACAACGGCACACCTCTTAATATTGAAATATTTGACATTAAATCATCAGATATTTCATACGGACATAGATTCGTTAAAGAAGCCCCTGTTAAAATAAATTCTGTAAATGATTACATAAATAAAATGAAAGAACTAAAAGTTATTCCTTTTATAAAAGAAAGAAAAGATTTTGTTTTATCTCAGATAGACTCTTTCGAAAATGAACACAACCTCAAAATTGAAAAAGATGAAGAACTAATAGAAGAAATTGTTTATTTAACAGAGTATCCGACTATAATCTCCGGCAATTTTTCAAAACAATATCTTGACCTTCCAGAGGAACTCATTACAGTAACTATAAAACACCATCAGAGATCGTTCACCGTGTATAGGCGTGAAAAAATCACAAATTCATTTGTTTCTTTTTCAGATTCTCCATCTGGAAACCTGAACATTGTTAAAAACGGTTATGAAAAAGTAATAAATGCAAGGCTTGAAGATGCAAAATATTATTACGAAAAAGATATGAAATTGCCTCTTGAAACTTTTGCACAAAAACTAACACAAATAGTATTTCAGAAAGATCTTGGAACTCTCATGGACAAAGTAAATCGAATTAAAACTATTTCCTCGCACATATGCGAAGAAATAAAGCTTGATTTCTCCACCAAAAAAAGAGTAATAAGAACAGCAGAGCTTTGCAAAGCCGATATTGCTTCAAACGTTGTTTACGAATTTCCAGAACTTCAGGGCGTTATGGGAAGAATTTATGCTTTAAAAGATAAAGAAGATCCATCTGTTGCCATTGGTATTGAAGAACATTACACAGATTATCCAGAAACAATAACCGGTGCTATAGTAGCTATAGCAGATAGGCTCGATACTGTAGTCGGGAGCTTCATAGTTGGTAATATTCCATCTGGTTCAAAAGATCCTTTTGGCCTCAGAAAAAAAGTGGACACTGTCTTCAGAATAATTACAAAGTTTAACTGGGATATCAATTTAGAAAATATTATTGGCGAAATCGCAAACCTTTTAGGAAAGGAGATTCCAGAATCTTTAATAGAATTTCTAATTACCCGCTATGAACTCTACCACGCTTCAACAAGATATGATATAGCAAGAGCTGTACGAAAATTCTGGAAAAAACCACTTCACGGTAAATTAATCGCTGAAGCGTTGAATGAGATCTCTTCTCGAGAAGATTTCCAGCATCTTCTCGTCGGATTTGAAAGAGTGCACAACATATCTCAAAAGTACGATTCTTATGATTTTGACGGGGATAAATTTCTTGAAAAAGCCGAAAAAGAGTTATTTAACAAATACATTGAAGTAAAACCAAAAGTTTTAGGCGCCATTGAAGAACTCAATTATAGAGAAGCTCTACAAAGGCTTATTGAATTAAGACCATTCATAGATAATTATTTTGACAATGTATTTGTGATGACAAAACAGGACGATTTGAGAATGAATAGATTGGGATTTCTGAAAAACCTGGATAAACTTTTTATGTCAGTAGGTGATTTAACAAAAATTGAAAAAAAATTACAATAG
- a CDS encoding rubrerythrin family protein, producing the protein MRDMTKQFLEAAFAGESMAHMKYSIFAEEAEKKGLKKLANLFKAIAYAEFVHARNHFKALAKLSEEMAENVQQCIDGETFEVEEMYPVYKNAAEFQDEKDAVRTTHFAMEAEKIHAEMYKKAKELVEKGEDYSAEKIYICSICGYTAEDEIPETCPVCNAPKEKFVEF; encoded by the coding sequence ATGAGAGATATGACAAAACAATTTTTAGAAGCCGCTTTTGCAGGTGAATCAATGGCTCATATGAAATACTCCATCTTTGCAGAAGAAGCTGAAAAAAAAGGACTAAAAAAATTAGCAAATTTATTTAAAGCTATCGCATATGCCGAATTTGTCCACGCAAGAAATCATTTCAAAGCGCTTGCAAAATTATCCGAGGAAATGGCCGAGAATGTGCAACAATGTATTGACGGGGAAACATTTGAAGTCGAAGAAATGTACCCTGTTTATAAAAATGCAGCAGAATTCCAGGATGAAAAAGACGCTGTAAGAACAACCCATTTTGCTATGGAAGCCGAGAAAATTCACGCTGAAATGTACAAAAAAGCCAAAGAACTTGTTGAAAAAGGTGAAGATTATTCTGCGGAAAAAATCTATATTTGTTCTATATGCGGTTACACTGCTGAAGATGAAATACCAGAAACATGCCCCGTATGTAATGCTCCAAAGGAAAAGTTCGTGGAATTTTAA
- a CDS encoding class II SORL domain-containing protein produces MLGNFIKSGDFKGEKHVPVIVAPEKVKANEWFEVEVSVGKEIPHPNTIEHHIAWIDLYAIPEGANFIQHIGRFEFVPELSEPFVKTKIKLEKSCRLIALSYCNIHGLWENDLEISVE; encoded by the coding sequence ATGCTGGGAAATTTTATCAAATCAGGTGATTTTAAGGGTGAAAAACATGTTCCCGTCATAGTCGCTCCTGAAAAGGTTAAAGCCAATGAATGGTTTGAAGTAGAAGTTTCTGTGGGAAAAGAAATACCTCATCCAAATACTATAGAACATCATATTGCCTGGATAGACCTTTACGCAATACCTGAAGGCGCAAATTTCATACAGCACATTGGAAGATTTGAGTTCGTTCCTGAACTTTCTGAACCGTTTGTAAAAACAAAAATTAAACTTGAAAAAAGCTGCAGATTAATAGCATTATCTTACTGCAACATTCATGGACTCTGGGAAAATGACTTAGAAATTTCCGTAGAATAA